The following coding sequences are from one Brienomyrus brachyistius isolate T26 chromosome 2, BBRACH_0.4, whole genome shotgun sequence window:
- the LOC125720122 gene encoding adenomatous polyposis coli protein-like isoform X3, with protein sequence MNLDGVKLRSRASLRSYGSREGSGESSPVAAGSAPRRGPPKGEGGNGGYLEEIEKERTLLITELENEEKEKDWYYTQLQNLTKRIDTLPLTETFSLQTDMSRRQLEYEARQIRAAMEKQLGSCQDMERRAQARLARIQQIERDLARIRQSESADLEKSRREPAVRDCDRPGERSQPPGSELGTAAAGCGQASAAKMDHEASSDVSFACSYSVPRRLTSHLGTKVEMVYSLLSMLGTHDKDDMSRTLLAMSSSQDSCIAMRQSGCLPLLIQLLHGNDKDSVLLGNSRGSKEARARASAALHNIIHSQPDDKRGRREIRVLHLLEQIRAYCETCWAWQEAHDQGVDPDKIPMPSPVEHQICPAVCVLMKLSFDEEHRHAMNELGGLSAIGELLQVDCEIYGLCTDHYNITLRRYAGMALTNLTFGDVANKATLCSMKGCMAAMVSQLKSDSEDLQQVIASVLRNLSWRADVNSKQTLREVGSVKALMECALVVKKESTLKSVLSALWNLSAHCTENKAEICEVETALAFLVSTLTFRSQTNTLAIIESGGGILRNVSSLIATNEDHRQILRENNCLQTLLQHLKSHSLTIVSNACGTLWNLSARNAKDQEALWDLGAVSMLKNLIHSKHKMIAMGSAAALRNLMANRPARYKDANIMSPGSNLPSLHFRKQKALIEELDAQQLSETFDNIDNLSPKALHRRKPRCHNSDGVCRSEAFGPGNVTSIFTNASALSSSASREVVESSKVERDRSLDKERRGGPDPFHHADKPSQRLQMSLTAAQIAKVMEEVQGMQKSPDARSTVTTPDMHVSTVQVHSNAYGYSKPEVYSKTAPSAMIEYRASSDSLHSVGSSDGYGKRGQMKPSVDSYSEEESKCSVYRKYPADLAHKIHTVNHMDENDGELDTPINYSLKYSDEQLNSGQQSPSQNGKWLRSKRYDGDAKRPDQKPAQPQTPGYPLYADSSSDNEEKHITYQRFVQSECSASFRPRSSKSSEQSRGSSSQGINNTISQTVCVIDDYEDDKPTNYSERYSEEEQPDEDQPMNYSIKYSEELHHEDQPIDYSLKYSESPSTQKLMFGQSKSALQSTVKDHMTQGKKASTLTSLKNSCRQKQQNSSAQLQPVPNKVHQRTSASKVSSTTAETLQTYCVEDTPICFSRGSSLSSLSSAEDEIEDGESNSRAASRYPTLPIADKEASGILHLDQSTSENKSSSQFIRVKSRRNQGSHLDDASRQKANDIASRTKFPSKSGVQTPKSPPEHYVQETPLMFSRCTSVSSLESFESHSIASSVQSEPCSGIVSGIISPSDLPDSPGQTMPPSRSKTPPPQAKHKARIPSHAEKRDLDQRHAVVISEIHKAQVLPDNDVLLHFATENTPEGFSCASSLSALSFDEPFIQKDAELRIMPPVHEDDDNNGNTPEPSSSEVHEDKSEMCSEPEKTTPVDSDDDDDTGILKACIYLAMPTKPSRKPKKSTPTTSRIPARATCKPSQLPVYKQRAPQNLDQQKPFGFSNGEDAPRLFCVEGTPINFSNATSLSDLTVESLPNELSSNEPSVSGAQKNVSEVRSTERNVLCQNTPTCNSTVDDKNDEGDDILAECISSAMPKGKSYKPLKVKKITDQMRTPHTLSGSQAKQEAEKPTSPVKPMPQSCEYRELAKCQSPSSSIPQEVPYPDKIKGSKQIDPKMALREPSNKPSSDAKMRQAFAFDSPHHYTPIEGTPYCFSRNDSLSSLDFEDDDHDSSKERSELRKGKENTKSKAVHERTSDRPDTGKKHMFLKTPSKTVVKPESFLEASKDHSCPVSDEKQNFAIEDTPVCFSRNSSLSSLSDIDQENNNKTPHPKEGLEARGVVSRPPASGYTPRAFHVEDTPVCFSRNSSLSSLSIDSEDDLLQECISSAMPKKKRLHRTSGENHETNDGKCMTGILLEDTDLPLDLGDIDSPISEQALSPDSDSFDWKAIQEGANSVVSSLNQAAASLSRQGSSDTDSVLSLKSGISVISPFHLTSDQEEKPPSSNRGPKILKPGERSTLESKKREEEQAKSLKGGKKVYRSLITGKPRTNTDSASSQQKTFIPAISRGRATIQSPGVRNQSPSMSPGPQKTHPKGVAGSYSQGQSSAKLPRNVKEPLKLDPIPPSDQQSSQGGSSKTSSQSSSRDSTPSRPSQQPLQSVRPIKSTRASISPGRNGSRLSQIPRALSPGSSKSPGTGRMMYTSPGRQNQIIPPKQSCIPRSSGIPKSESVMKGLNQTDAAGPSKSEPSKMPSSKSSGSESDKSEKPALVRQSTFIKEAPSPTLKRKLEESASLESLSPSSRTTSPNQSQSDTVSSPSLQDISVASSRQGSCWRKSPRSQHSESGDGRCVKQNGPRSQSESPSRLPVNRSGTWKHENSKHSTSLPRVNTWKRTGSSSSILSASSESSEKAKSEDERLVLSPVRGTKSSKKVTTPLKGTWRKVREHGSSTLDKSKSQGSSDNDSKLSTPPMAPAVSKTEDVWVRIEDCPINNPRSGKSPINSTPPVTDRMTRNIPETSPENCEVRPEPTKLKENTSAFGFESNLNLLARAKKEKKGGEEDKSVGQPNAVADTREIPAVDRTPFGSSGSAKQGSPSGAVSARVTPFNYKPSSRKGGADGLVVRPSQIPTPVSSYSKKSGSKENLVEPGGSESPKPVSGSYLVTSV encoded by the exons ATGAATCTTGATGGAGTGAAGCTGAGGTCCAGGGCGTCACTGCGCTCCTATGGAAGCCGCGAGGGTTCTGGCGAGAGCAGCCCGGTGGCCGCGGGCTCTGCGCCCAGGAGAGGGCCCCCTAAAGGGGAAGGTGGGAATGGTGGCTACCTGGAGGAAATAGAGAAGGAGAG GACTTTGCTGATAACGGAACTGGAGAATGAAGAGAAGGAGAAGGACTGGTACTACACTCAGCTCCAGAATCTCACCAAACGCATCGACACGCTTCCCCTGACTGAGACA TTCTCCTTGCAGACGGACATGTCGAGGAGGCAGCTGGAGTATGAGGCTCGGCAGATCCGGGCTGCCATGGAGAAGCAGCTGGGCTCCTGCCAGGACATGGAGAGGAGGGCGCAG GCACGGCTGGCTCGCATTCAGCAGATTGAGAGAGACCTGGCAAGGATCCGGCAGTCTGAGTCAGCGGACTTGGAG AAGAGCAGGCGTGAGCCGGCCGTGCGTGACTGTGACAGACCCGGCGAGAGGAGCCAGCCTCCCGGCAGCGAGCTCGGGACCGCAGCTGCGGGGTGCGGACAG GCTTCAGCTGCTAAAATGGACCACGAGGCCTCCAGTGACGTGAGCTTCGCTTGCAGCTACTCCGTCCCACGCAGGCTGACGAGTCACCTTGGAACCAAG GTGGAAATGGTGTACTCGCTCCTGTCCATGCTGGGCACCCATGACAAGGACGACATGTCGCGCACCTTGCTGGCCATGTCCAGCTCTCAGGACAGCTGCATCGCCATGCGTCAGTCGGGTTGCCTGCCGCTGCTCATCCAGCTGCTCCACGGCAACGACAaggactctgtgctgctgggaaaCTCGCGTGGCAGCAAGGAGGCGCGCGCCCGGGCCAGCGCCGCCCTGCACAACATCATCCACTCGCAGCCCGACGACAAGCGCGGCCGCCGGGAGATCCGCGTGCTGCATCTCCTGGAGCAGATCCGGGCCTACTGCGAGACCTGCTGGGCATGGCAGGAAGCCCACGACCAGGGAGTGGACCCCGACAAAATCCCTA TGCCCTCTCCAGTGGAGCACCAGATCTGTCCCGCTGTGTGTGTCCTCATGAAGTTGTCCTTCGACGAGGAGCACCGACACGCCATGAATGAGCTAG GGGGACTGTCTGCTATTGGAGAGCTTCTGCAAGTGGACTGTGAGATATACGGCCTTTGCACCGACCACTATAACATCACTCTGAGGCGGTACGCTGGCATGGCCCTGACTAACCTGACCTTCGGAGACGTTGCCAACAAG GCCACTCTGTGTTCCATGAAAGGCTGCATGGCAGCTATGGTGTCCCAGCTGAAGTCTGACAGTGAGGATTTGCAGCAG GTGATCGCCAGCGTGCTTCGTAACTTGTCCTGGCGTGCCGACGTGAACAGTAAGCAGACACTCCGAGAAGTGGGTAGCGTGAAAGCTCTCATGGAGTGCGCCCTTGTTGTCAAAAAG GAATCGACGCTAAAGAGTGTCCTGAGTGCCCTATGGAACCTGTCTGCCCACTGCACGGAGAATAAAGCTGAGATATGTGAGGTGGAGACGGCGCTGGCCTTTTTGGTCAGCACACTGACCTTCAGGAGTCAGACGAATACTCTGGCCATTATCGAAAGTGGGGGCGGAATTCTGAGAAATGTGTCTAGTCTCATAGCTACAAATGAAGACCACAG GCAGATTCTGAGGGAGAATAATTGTCTCCAGACCCTCCTTCAACATCTCAAGTCCCACAGCTTGACGATAGTCAGCAATGCTTGTGGAACCCTCTGGAATCTATCTGCACGAAATGCCAAGGACCAAGAGGCTTTGTGGGACTTGGGGGCAGTGAGCATGTTGAAGAACCTTATCCATTCCAAGCACAAAATGATCGCCATGGGCAGTGCTGCAGCTTTAAGAAACCTGATGGCCAATAGGCCTGCTAGGTACAAGGATGCTAACATTATGTCCCCGGGATCCAATTTACCTTCTCTgcacttcaggaagcagaaagcTTTAATTGAGGAACTTGATGCACAACAGCTCTCTGAAACCTTTGATAATATTGACAATTTGAGCCCAAAAGCTTTGCACCGACGAAAACCCAGATGCCACAACAGTGATGGGGTTTGCCGCTCTGAGGCCTTTGGTCCTGGCAATGTGACTAGCATCTTTACTAACGCTtcagccctgtccagctctgctTCCAGAGAAGTTGTAGAAAGCTCTAAGGTTGAGAGAGATCGAAGCCTCGATAAGGAGAGAAGAGGTGGACCAGACCCCTTTCATCATGCAGATAAACCTTCCCAGAGGCTGCAAATGTCTTTGACGGCTGCACAGATTGCCAAGGTTATGGAGGAAGTGCAAGGCATGCAGAAAAGCCCAGATGCTAGAAGTACTGTGACTACACCAGACATGCATGTGTCCACTGTACAAGTACATTCGAATGCATATGGTTATAGCAAGCCAGAGGTGTACAGCAAAACTGCTCCATCAGCCATGATTGAATACCGAGCCTCAAGCGACAGTCTGCACAGTGTTGGCAGCAGTGATGGTTATGGTAAAAGAGGTCAAATGAAGCCTTCAGTCGACTCTTACTCTGAAGAAGAAAGCAAGTGTTCTGTCTATCGGAAGTATCCTGCCGATCTTGCCCACAAGATACACACAGTCAATCATATGGACGAGAACGATGGAGAGCTGGACACACCGATAAATTACAGCTTGAAGTACTCTGATGAGCAGTTGAATTCTGGCCAGCAAAGCCCCAGCCAAAATGGCAAGTGGCTAAGATCTAAACGTTATGATGGTGACGCCAAAAGGCCTGATCAGAAACCTGCACAACCTCAAACGCCGGGTTATCCTCTGTATGCAGATAGCAGTAGCGACaatgaagaaaaacacattACATATCAAAGATTTGTGCAGTCAGAATGCTCTGCAAGCTTCAGGCCGAGAAGCTCTAAAAGCTCAGAGCAAAGTAGGGGCTCTTCCAGTCAAGGGATTAACAACACTATCAGTCAGACGGTGTGTGTCATAGATGATTATGAAGATGACAAACCAACTAATTACAGTGAGCGATATTCTGAAGAAGAGCAACCTGATGAAGATCAGCCAATGAATTATAGTATTAAATATAGCGAAGAGCTCCACCATGAAGATCAACCGATAGATTATAGCTTAAAATATTCTGAAAGCCCTTCCACCCAGAAGCTAATGTTTGGGCAGTCAAAATCAGCTCTTCAGAGCACTGTAAAGGATCACATGACCCAAGGCAAAAAGGCGTCCACTTTAACGTCACTGAAAAATTCGTGTCGGCAAAAGCAACAGAACTCATCTGCCCAGCTGCAACCTGTGCCAAACAAGGTACATCAAAGAACCTCTGCAAGTAAGGTGTCCTCTACTACTGCAGAGACATTACAGACCTATTGTGTTGAGGACACACCGATTTGTTTTTCGCGAGGCAGTTCTTTGTCATCTCTGTCTTCTGCTGAGGATGAAATTGAAGACGGGGAGAGCAACTCGAGAGCTGCAAGCCGTTATCCAACATTGCCTATTGCCGACAAGGAGGCGAGTGGCATTTTGCATCTAGACCAGTCTACCTCTGAGAATAAGTCAAGTTCACAGTTTATTCGTGTGAAATCTCGAAGGAATCAAGGTTCCCATCTCGATGATGCATCAAGGCAAAAGGCTAATGATATTGCCTCTAGAACTAAATTCCCATCCAAAAGTGGTGTTCAAACCCCAAAAAGCCCTCCAGAGCATTATGTGCAAGAGACCCCACTCATGTTCAGCAGGTGTACCTCTGTAAGCTCCCTTGAGAGCTTCGAAAGCCACTCTATTGCAAGCTCTGTGCAGAGTGAACCATGCAGTGGCATTGTTAGTGGTATCATTAGTCCAAGTGAtctaccagacagtccaggaCAAACAATGCCCCCAAGCCGCAGTAAAACTCCACCTCCCCAGGCAAAACATAAGGCAAGAATACCTTCCCATGCAGAGAAAAGAGATTTAGACCAGAGGCATGCAGTTGTAATATCAGAGATCCATAAGGCCCAAGTACTTCCAGACAATGACGTGCTGTTGCATTTTGCTACAGAAAATACTCCTGAAGGCTTTTCATGTGCTTCAAGTTTGAGTGCATTGAGCTTTGATGAACCCTTCATCCAGAAAGATGCTGAGCTGAGAATAATGCCGCCAGTTCATGAAGATGACGACAATAATGGAAATACTCCTGAGCCAAGTAGCAGTGAAGTACATGAAGATAAATCTGAGATGTGCAGTGAACCAGAAAAGACCACACCGGTTGattctgatgatgatgatgatacaggTATATTGAAAGCTTGCATATATTTAGCTATGCCCACAAAGCCTTCAAGAAAACCCAAAAAATCAACCCCTACTACTTCAAGAATACCTGCACGTGCAACTTGTAAACCTAGTCAGCTTCCTGTATATAAACAGCGCGCCCCACAAAATCTAGACCAGCAAAAACCATTTGGCTTCAGTAATGGGGAGGATGCACCTAGATTATTTTGTGTTGAGGGAACCCctattaatttttcaaatgCAACATCTCTGAGTGATCTAACAGTAGAGTCTCTGCCTAACGAGTTATCTAGTAATGAGCCGTCTGTGAGTGGAGCTCAGAAAAATGTTTCAGAAGTGAGGAGCACCGAAAGAAATGTTTTATGCCAAAATACTCCAACATGCAACTCTACAGTAGATGATAAAAATGATGAAGGGGATGACATTCTTGCTGAGTGCATAAGTTCTGCAATGCCAAAAGGTAAAAGTTACAAGCCTCTCAAAGTAAAGAAAATTACTGATCAGATGCGGACACCGCATACTCTTTCTGGAAGTCAAGCAAAACAGGAAGCAGAAAAGCCCACTTCCCCTGTAAAGCCAATGCCTCAAAGTTGTGAGTACAGGGAACTGGCTAAATGTCAGAGTCCATCAAGCAGTATTCCTCAAGAGGTGCCATATCCTGATAAAATCAAGGGTTCTAAACAAATAGATCCAAAAATGGCTTTGAGAGAGCCTTCTAATAAACCAAGCAGTGATGCGAAAATGCGACAGGCCTTTGCTTTTGATTCTCCTCATCATTACACTCCCATAGAAGGAACCCCCTATTGCTTCTCACGTAATGATTCCTTAAGCTCTTTAGACTTTGAAGATGATGATCATGATTCATCAAAAGAAAGATCTGAACTCCGAAAAGGGAAAGAGAATACGAAATCAAAAGCCGTTCATGAGCGGACCTCCGACCGCCCAGATACTGGCAAAAAACATATGTTCCTAAAGACCCCTTCAAAGACTGTAGTAAAGCCAGAATCTTTTCTGGAGGCGTCAAAAGATCATTCTTGCCCTGTATCAGATGAGAAGCAGAATTTTGCAATTGAAGACACTCCAGTGTGTTTCTCTAGAAACTCATCTCTTAGTTCACTGAGTGACATTGACCAGGAGAACAACAATAAGACCCCACATCCGAAAGAAGGTCTTGAGGCCCGGGGTGTAGTAAGCAGACCACCAGCATCTGGTTATACCCCAAGGGCTTTTCATGTTGAAGATACCCCAGTGTGCTTCTCAAGAAATAGTTCACTTAGTTCTCTCAGCATTGATTCAGAAGATGACCTTTTGCAAGAATGTATCAGTTCTGCTATGCCAAAGAAGAAGAGGCTACACAGGACATCAGGTGAGAACCATGAGACGAATGATGGTAAATGTATGACTGGTATTTTACTAGAAGACACCGACCTTCCATTGGACCTTGGAGACATAGATAGTCCAATTTCAGAGCAAGCTCTTTCGCCAGATTCAGACTCCTTTGACTGGAAGGCCATTCAGGAAGGAGCCAACTCTGTAGTTAGTAGCCTCAATCAGGCTGCTGCCAGCCTCTCCAGACAAGGGTCATCTGATACAGATTCAGTGTTGTCTTTGAAGTCTGGTATCTCTGTAATATCTCCCTTTCATTTGACATCGGATCAAGAAGAGAAGCCGCCTTCTTCCAACAGAGGGCCTAAAATATTGAAACCTGGGGAACGCAGTACTTTAGAGTCAAAAAAAAGGGAGGAAGAACAAGCCAAAAGCCTCAAAGGGGGAAAGAAAGTGTACAGAAGTCTGATAACTGGAAAGCCACGAACAAACACTGACAGTGCATCCTCTCAACAGAAAACATTTATTCCTGCTATCTCACGTGGCAGGGCAACCATTCAAAGTCCTGGTGTGAGAAACCAATCTCCCAGCATGAGTCCAGGCCCACAGAAaactcatcccaaaggtgttgcTGGGTCATACTCACAGGGGCAGAGTAGTGCTAAGTTGCCACGGAATGTCAAAGAACCACTTAAATTGGATCCTATTCCACCTAGTGATCAACAGAGTTCTCAAGGAGGATCAAGTAAGACGTCTTCTCAGTCCAGCTCCAGAGATTCCACACCGTCAAGACCATCTCAGCAACCTTTGCAATCAGTAAGACCTATAAAATCAACTCGTGCTTCTATTTCACCTGGCAGGAATGGCAGCAGATTATCTCAAATACCACGCGCATTGTCTCCAGGTTCATCCAAGTCACCAGGTACTGGCAGAATGATGTATACATCTCCTGGTAGACAGAACCAAATTATTCCACCTAAGCAAAGTTGTATTCCAAGAAGTAGTGGGATTCCCAAGAGTGAATCTGTTATGAAAGGTCTAAATCAAACTGACGCTGCAGGGCCGTCGAAGTCTGAGCCGTCAAAGATGCCTTCCTCAAAGTCCAGTGGAAGCGAATCTGATAAATCTGAAAAGCCTGCTCTGGTGCGCCAGTCTACATTCATCAAAGAAGCTCCAAGTCCAACACTTAAGCGAAAGCTGGAAGAGTCTGCATCCCTTGAGTCTTTGTCTCCCTCTTCTAGGACAACATCCCCAAATCAATCACAGTCTGACACTGTTTCCAGTCCATCTTTACAGGATATCTCTGTAGCTTCCTCTAGGCAAGGAAGTTGCTGGAGGAAATCTCCACGCAGTCAGCATTCTGAGAGTGGCGATGGGCGATGTGTGAAACAAAACGGTCCCCGCTCCCAGTCTGAAAGTCCTTCCAGACTCCCAGTTAACAGATCTGGTACATGGAAGCATGAGAACAGCAAACATTCTACATCACTACCCAGAGTGAACACTTGGAAAAGAACAGGGAGCTCCTCTTCCATTCTCTCGGCCTCATCGGAATCAAGTGAAAAGGCAAAGAGCGAAGATGAGAGATTGGTTTTAAGTCCAGTGCGTGGAACAAAGTCAAGTAAAAAAGTTACCACTCCTTTAAAAGGAACATGGAGGAAAGTGAGAGAACACGGATCTTCTACTTTGGATAAGAGTAAATCCCAGGGTTCTTCAGATAATGATTCCAAGCTGTCTACACCTCCAATGGCACCAGCTGTCTCAAAGACAGAGGATGTGTGGGTGAGAATTGAAGACTGTCCAATCAACAATCCACGGTCTGGGAAGTCTCCAATAAACAGTACACCTCCAGTGACTGACAGGATGACTCGCAACATACCTGAAACCAGTCCAGAAAATTGTGAAGTGCGGCCTGAGCCAACTAAGTTGAAAGAGAATACTTCTGCGTTTGGTTTTGAGAGTAATCTGAATTTACTTGCAAGAGCTAAGAAGGAAAAGAAAGGTGGTGAAGAGGATAAGTCTGTAGGTCAGCCTAATGCTGTAGCTGATACTCGAGAAATCCCGGCTGTCGATCGGACTCCTTTTGGGTCATCGGGCTCCGCCAAGCAAGGTTCACCCAGTGGTGCTGTGTCTGCAAGGGTTACCCCTTTTAACTACAAGCCAAGCTCAAGGAAAGGTGGTGCAGATGGCCTTGTGGTTCGCCCATCACAAATCCCAACACCGGTGTCATCTTACTCAAAGAAAAGTGGTTCCAAGGAGAACCTTGTGGAGCCTGGTGGATCTGAGAGTCCCAAGCCTGTTTCTGGGTCATACCTTGTTACTTCTGTGTAA